Proteins from one Coturnix japonica isolate 7356 chromosome 5, Coturnix japonica 2.1, whole genome shotgun sequence genomic window:
- the MAPK1IP1L gene encoding MAPK-interacting and spindle-stabilizing protein-like: MSGTDDFSLADALPDQSPAKTSKVSSAKPGQQPSQPPQGWPPSNPWNNPSAPPAGPTALPPNTSASNVPFGPPPTGMYPSMPPGPPAPFPPPPTGPSCPPPGGPYPPPAVPGPVPPGQYPPPNMPFPELPRPYGGPTEPAAPPAPVGPWGSMPSGAWGPTMGGQYPAPSMPYPPPGPYSAPTQTPGAAPTVPWGTVPPGTWGPSPPGPFPPPTGSYPAPGLYPTPPNPFQVPSGPAGAPSMPGGPHPYR, encoded by the exons ATGTCTGGAACTGATGATTTTTCG TTGGCAGATGCTTTACCCGATCAGTCTCCTGCTAAAACCTCCAAAGTGAGCAGTGCCAAACCCGGCCAGCAGCCCTCCCAGCCGCCGCAGGGTTGGCCGCCATCGAATCCTTGGAACAACCCGAGCGCTCCCCCTGCTGGGCCCACAGCGCTGCCGCCAAACACGTCTGCTTCCAACGTGCCCTTCGGCCCCCCGCCTACAGGAATGTATCCTTCAATGCCCCCTGGACCGCCTGctccatttcctcctcctcctacCGGACCCTCTTGCCCTCCTCCCGGAGGTCCATATCCAcccccagcagtgccaggtcCCGTCCCACCGGGGCAGTATCCTCCGCCAAACATGCCCTTTCCAGAGCTTCCAAGACCTTATGGCGGTCCGACGGAGCCAGCTGCGCCTCCCGCTCCCGTTGGGCCGTGGGGATCCATGCCCTCTGGAGCATGGGGACCGACAATGGGAGGGCAGTATCCTGCACCCAGCATGCCATATCCACCCCCGGGGCCATACTCTGCTCCCACCCAGACTCCAGGGGCAGCGCCAACAGTACCATGGGGTACAGTCCCACCTGGAACGTGGGGACCTTCACCGCCAGGTCCGTTTCCTCCACCCACAGGATCGTACCCGGCTCCAGGACTGTATCCTACGCCCCCTAATCCTTTTCAAGTGCCATCTGGTCCTGCTGGTGCTCCATCAATGCCAGGTGGTCCCCAT CCTTACCGTTGA